One window of the Candidatus Zixiibacteriota bacterium genome contains the following:
- a CDS encoding Flagellar operon protein encodes MRINSFNSQVKLLDIVQGDKAKTVVNKINSNLGKKENFAQELAKAREINFSKHARERLFSRGIELSDSKLNQLSQAIDKASVKGSKETLILDESSAYVVSVPNRTVITAFGKENLREGVFTSIDSAIIL; translated from the coding sequence ATGAGAATAAATAGTTTCAATTCGCAAGTGAAGTTGCTGGACATTGTCCAGGGCGACAAAGCCAAAACTGTGGTGAACAAAATAAATTCCAACTTGGGGAAAAAAGAAAACTTTGCCCAGGAATTGGCCAAGGCCCGCGAAATCAATTTTTCTAAGCATGCCCGCGAGCGGCTCTTCTCCCGAGGCATCGAATTATCGGACAGCAAATTAAATCAGTTGTCGCAGGCCATCGATAAGGCGTCGGTGAAAGGCTCCAAGGAGACTTTGATACTCGACGAAAGCTCCGCTTATGTCGTCTCGGTGCCCAATCGTACCGTCATCACGGCCTTCGGAAAGGAGAATCTTCGCGAAGGTGTCTTCACTTCTATCGATTCGGCCATAATACTATGA
- a CDS encoding putative Flagellar hook capping protein FlgD (Evidence 3 : Putative function from multiple computational evidences) → MGIISPIAVDSNGRAMTAAAQNTLDKDDFMKLLITKMSHQDPLSPTDDETFIAELAQFSSLEQLQNLNGSLSTSLQWDFLQNQTINNTMATSLIGRQVKAETTGYYLSDNNKPKISFTTDQYAQNVTITIKASDGTVVRTLTQSGVAPGQSSIDWDGKDENGNRLAKGFYTVTLSATDAQGKSFTPSTYIEGKVKGVVYRDGQAYLQVNDEEISLSDVREIIA, encoded by the coding sequence ATGGGAATCATATCACCTATCGCGGTTGACAGTAATGGCCGGGCCATGACGGCGGCCGCTCAAAATACGCTCGATAAAGATGATTTCATGAAACTGCTGATCACCAAAATGTCCCATCAGGATCCGCTGAGTCCGACCGATGATGAAACTTTTATCGCCGAACTGGCGCAGTTTTCGTCTTTGGAGCAATTGCAGAATCTCAACGGCTCGCTCTCGACTTCCCTGCAATGGGATTTTCTCCAGAATCAGACCATTAATAATACCATGGCGACTTCATTAATTGGCCGCCAGGTTAAAGCCGAGACCACCGGATATTATCTGTCCGACAATAACAAACCCAAAATCAGTTTCACTACCGATCAGTACGCCCAAAACGTGACCATCACAATCAAGGCCTCGGACGGGACGGTTGTCCGGACCTTGACACAATCCGGGGTGGCCCCGGGGCAGTCATCGATTGACTGGGACGGTAAGGATGAGAATGGCAATCGCCTGGCCAAAGGATTTTATACCGTAACTTTGAGCGCCACCGATGCGCAGGGAAAGAGTTTTACCCCGTCGACTTATATCGAAGGAAAAGTTAAAGGCGTTGTTTACCGGGACGGCCAGGCCTATCTGCAGGTGAATGACGAGGAAATTTCCTTGAGTGACGTCCGGGAAATTATCGCATAG
- a CDS encoding exported hypothetical protein (Evidence 5 : Unknown function) translates to METNHQILNIASLVATSPVKGAAGSPTESAEAENNKSFNNIFGATLKDDSGKSAPDGLIALPVNAAMPLNLNIMDPISEENPGNGLTTQNLKCNQPVIYGELLSLLNKSGLIAGQDQLSLDPSGLLLNNQDLMAGPNSILPQDSNSINNLPVMQPTSSLTQYSPENLSLNMLQENIPDEQMLNNGASITAGESKKIEESGLSKNFRSDIIGKPAILRTTLDSQFAGLKPLDGLDEVAAGLNVRETYIYNEGGKTAIPQSPQMVNNSGAADLKVFPPLLDGAGVQPIPREGQKPQKDSPSNNNIQVASNIENAPTEVPISRTNENIDPKSHDSDKIKNPVDLQTGSIKTTGPNVALDKTSSPLPAPSQTSSATVETPAPAVRFIVPPELTKGNIKNGQVVVIKMEPENLGQLRLILSTHHDTINGRLIVENNAVRTVVESNLTNLYDQLSRQGIRLENFEVALNAGQNGRQFGSGRSSDDTKPSGRSRKYLPDNVSSIQSAPSVPRGRMYIGSAGVNWMA, encoded by the coding sequence ATGGAAACCAACCATCAAATACTCAATATCGCGTCCCTGGTTGCCACGTCGCCAGTCAAAGGCGCCGCCGGCTCCCCGACTGAATCTGCTGAGGCTGAAAATAATAAAAGCTTCAATAATATTTTTGGTGCAACTCTCAAAGATGATTCCGGAAAGTCTGCCCCGGACGGCCTAATAGCCCTTCCCGTCAATGCCGCGATGCCTCTAAATTTGAATATCATGGATCCTATTTCTGAGGAGAATCCTGGGAATGGCTTGACTACACAAAATCTCAAATGTAATCAACCGGTTATATATGGCGAATTATTGTCGCTTTTGAATAAGTCGGGCCTTATCGCGGGCCAGGACCAGTTATCACTGGACCCCTCGGGATTATTGCTGAACAATCAGGATTTAATGGCCGGGCCAAATAGTATCCTTCCGCAAGACTCAAATTCAATTAACAATTTACCTGTAATGCAGCCTACGAGCTCTCTGACCCAATATTCGCCGGAAAATCTCTCATTAAATATGTTGCAGGAAAATATACCGGATGAGCAGATGCTGAATAACGGCGCAAGTATCACAGCCGGTGAATCTAAAAAAATTGAAGAAAGTGGGCTTTCCAAAAATTTCCGTTCAGACATAATTGGCAAACCGGCAATCTTGCGGACCACTCTGGATTCGCAGTTTGCCGGTTTGAAACCGCTCGACGGTTTGGATGAAGTGGCGGCCGGACTGAATGTCCGCGAAACATATATATATAATGAAGGCGGCAAAACCGCCATCCCGCAATCACCCCAAATGGTTAATAATAGCGGGGCCGCGGATTTGAAGGTATTTCCCCCTTTGCTTGATGGCGCAGGGGTACAACCGATTCCCAGGGAAGGTCAGAAGCCCCAAAAAGATAGCCCATCCAATAATAATATTCAGGTTGCATCCAATATTGAAAATGCCCCGACTGAGGTGCCTATTTCAAGAACTAATGAAAATATCGACCCGAAATCGCATGATTCGGATAAAATTAAGAACCCTGTCGATTTGCAGACCGGATCCATTAAAACTACAGGTCCAAATGTGGCTCTCGACAAAACATCCTCGCCCTTGCCCGCTCCGTCTCAAACCAGTTCGGCCACCGTTGAGACTCCCGCTCCGGCCGTTCGTTTTATCGTCCCGCCGGAATTGACAAAAGGAAATATTAAAAACGGGCAGGTTGTGGTTATCAAGATGGAGCCCGAAAATCTGGGCCAGTTGCGTCTGATACTTTCGACCCACCACGACACGATTAATGGTCGTCTCATTGTTGAAAATAATGCCGTTCGTACCGTGGTCGAATCGAATTTGACCAATCTGTATGACCAGCTCTCCCGGCAGGGAATTCGCCTGGAAAATTTCGAAGTGGCTCTGAACGCTGGTCAGAACGGCCGGCAATTTGGCTCCGGGCGATCATCCGATGATACCAAACCGTCGGGACGTTCCAGGAAATATTTGCCAGATAATGTGTCGTCAATTCAAAGCGCTCCGTCGGTCCCCCGGGGACGGATGTATATCGGGTCCGCCGGCGTGAATTGGATGGCGTAA
- a CDS encoding hypothetical protein (Evidence 5 : Unknown function), giving the protein MANDKQKDENEVVGLDDEVQNPPSSSSLKRFILPALFGAIVFAAAAAVTPLIFNKKPAEIKPPSTEISTVDSVSAEDAAFSLSDTFATIEFDTAEALKELAALEGLPENKPTDSSRVPEANMSDTLSVLEKTLNKIVEEQAALDKKKRDLDSLNQRIAAGLNRLDQAEATRIVALARLYDGMRPDEVAKLFENLDDTLVVAILPRMKPANAAKLLALLPPKRAASISTQLITVAGQ; this is encoded by the coding sequence ATGGCAAACGATAAACAAAAAGATGAAAACGAAGTGGTCGGATTGGATGACGAAGTCCAGAACCCGCCATCGTCATCGAGCCTGAAACGATTCATTCTTCCCGCTCTTTTCGGTGCAATCGTTTTTGCGGCCGCGGCTGCTGTCACCCCTCTTATTTTTAATAAGAAGCCGGCGGAAATAAAGCCCCCTTCAACCGAGATATCAACGGTTGACTCTGTTTCTGCCGAAGACGCGGCCTTTAGTCTGTCCGATACGTTTGCCACGATTGAATTCGATACTGCTGAAGCCCTCAAGGAATTGGCGGCTTTGGAAGGGCTTCCGGAAAATAAGCCGACCGATTCGAGCAGGGTACCGGAAGCAAATATGTCCGATACACTATCCGTACTTGAGAAAACCCTCAATAAGATCGTCGAGGAGCAGGCCGCACTCGATAAGAAGAAAAGAGATCTTGATTCTTTAAATCAGAGAATTGCCGCCGGCTTGAATCGCCTGGACCAGGCCGAGGCCACCAGAATTGTCGCTTTGGCCCGTCTCTACGACGGTATGCGACCCGATGAAGTCGCCAAATTATTTGAAAATCTTGATGATACGCTGGTCGTGGCGATTTTGCCGCGAATGAAGCCGGCTAATGCCGCGAAACTTCTGGCGCTTCTGCCCCCCAAACGGGCCGCCAGCATTTCGACGCAACTGATAACGGTCGCAGGACAATAA
- a CDS encoding putative Threonylcarbamoyladenosine tRNA methylthiotransferase MtaB (Evidence 3 : Putative function from multiple computational evidences) translates to MKRVALETIGCRLNQYETERLAGQLAKLGLTRVDFEDAADLYIVNTCTVTGRADASCRRAIIRAGKNERAKVVVIGCYVTADPDKVATLNGVDLVINNEEKERTPQLLQQYFPDLFNDPYHSLETPPISDFHRHNRAWVKIGDGCNQNCSYCIVPMVRGGIVNRAPDEIIAEINNLILSGYKEVVLTGVHLGRYSYDKVASLADLVEQILERTSLARLRLSSIEPQEITENLGRTISGAGDRICRHLHIPLQSGSDRILNLMHRPYTVRKYLEAAEEMKRRIPGLIIGADIIVGFPGETDDDFEKSVATASSGLIDYLHVFSYSDRLGTEASRLKEKIHSSIIKKRNEVLHRVSRDIHRRALEREIGHWHGAISEHRAPNDKLSFGITDNFLKIQMPANSNCGKDIIKLQVTGVVDDYMVGRPE, encoded by the coding sequence ATGAAAAGAGTGGCGTTGGAGACAATCGGATGCCGCCTTAACCAATATGAAACGGAGCGGCTGGCCGGACAATTGGCGAAACTTGGCCTTACTCGCGTCGATTTCGAAGACGCGGCCGATCTTTATATTGTTAATACCTGCACCGTGACCGGACGGGCCGACGCCAGTTGCCGCCGCGCCATTATCAGAGCCGGTAAAAATGAGCGCGCCAAAGTGGTAGTCATCGGCTGTTATGTTACCGCCGATCCGGATAAAGTCGCAACCCTCAATGGCGTCGATCTGGTCATCAATAACGAGGAAAAAGAGAGGACTCCGCAGCTCCTTCAGCAGTATTTCCCGGATCTGTTCAATGATCCCTATCACTCATTAGAAACGCCGCCGATTTCCGATTTTCACCGCCATAATCGGGCCTGGGTCAAAATCGGCGACGGCTGCAATCAAAATTGCTCTTATTGTATCGTTCCTATGGTCCGGGGCGGTATTGTCAATCGGGCGCCGGACGAGATAATTGCGGAGATTAACAACTTAATCTTGAGCGGCTATAAGGAAGTAGTCCTGACCGGGGTGCATTTAGGGCGATACAGCTATGATAAAGTAGCGTCTTTGGCCGACCTGGTGGAACAAATTCTCGAACGGACCTCTCTGGCCCGCCTTCGGCTATCATCAATCGAGCCTCAGGAAATCACTGAGAATCTGGGTCGAACCATATCCGGTGCCGGAGACCGTATCTGCCGCCATCTTCATATTCCACTTCAATCGGGCTCTGACCGCATACTGAATTTGATGCACCGTCCTTATACCGTACGAAAATATTTGGAAGCTGCGGAAGAAATGAAGAGGAGAATTCCGGGCTTGATCATCGGGGCAGACATAATTGTCGGTTTCCCCGGAGAGACTGATGATGATTTTGAAAAATCAGTGGCGACGGCATCATCGGGATTGATTGATTATTTGCATGTCTTTTCATACTCCGATCGCCTCGGAACCGAGGCTTCTCGCCTGAAAGAGAAAATCCATTCCAGCATAATCAAGAAAAGAAATGAAGTCCTGCACCGGGTCTCCCGGGATATTCATCGTCGGGCGCTGGAGAGGGAAATCGGCCACTGGCACGGGGCCATTTCAGAACATCGAGCGCCAAATGACAAACTCAGTTTCGGAATTACCGACAACTTTTTGAAGATCCAGATGCCGGCCAATTCAAATTGTGGTAAAGATATAATTAAACTGCAGGTCACCGGGGTCGTGGACGATTACATGGTCGGCCGGCCGGAATAA
- a CDS encoding 30S ribosomal protein S1, with protein sequence MADAQNRAQKNVESTGGEQPKLTKRKAGLAKKTKTKKVKLVKKTDVDTAAQTTQEEKPTEQIVTARRQRLAERVVTRKEPPARPEPEAVASMKLTDINSREYSQDEYKRLLEMYEGTIKDIKEGEIVSGTVLGVTRDDVIVDVGFKSEGIIPIGEFPEPINIAVGEKIDVYLEQIEDQNGQLVLSKQKADFMRVWDRIQDAHDSGELVQGRVMRRIKGGVVVDIMGVDAFLPGSQIALRQVPDFDALINSMMDLKIIKLNKNRRNIVVSRRVVLEEERESKKATLLKEIQVGQVREGIVKNVTDFGVFIDLSGVDGLLHITDMSWGRIKHPSEMVSLGDKISVKILDFDDRTSRISLGLKQLTPYPWENIEEKYPIGKKVTGRVVSITDYGAFVELEKGVEGLIHISEMSWTQHIKHPSKIMNVGDKIDAVVLSVDKENEKISLGIKQMEPDPWETIERKYPVGKIVSGKVRNLTAFGAFIELEEGIDGLIHISDMSWTKRIQHPSELMKKGDKIEVKILRIDHENRRISLGFKQLKDDPWPEIARKFSIGSESLGTISRVLDRGVTVDLDGEVEGFVPTAQLGKPDLANPADVFNEGDQLPLQVIELDKAAHKIVLSVSAYYKNREKSEHEEFLAKHPTRTISMGEALGEKAESGMAPESESPAEDSQAS encoded by the coding sequence ATGGCCGATGCCCAAAATCGTGCGCAGAAAAATGTTGAATCGACAGGAGGTGAACAGCCGAAGCTGACCAAGAGGAAAGCCGGGTTAGCCAAGAAAACCAAAACCAAGAAAGTCAAATTGGTTAAGAAGACGGATGTTGACACCGCCGCCCAGACAACTCAAGAAGAAAAACCTACCGAACAAATAGTCACGGCTCGCCGCCAGCGGCTGGCAGAGCGTGTCGTAACTCGCAAAGAGCCCCCCGCCAGACCGGAACCGGAAGCGGTAGCCTCGATGAAACTGACCGACATCAACAGTCGGGAATATTCTCAGGACGAATACAAACGGCTCCTGGAAATGTATGAAGGTACCATCAAGGATATTAAAGAAGGTGAAATCGTAAGCGGAACGGTGCTCGGTGTCACCCGTGATGATGTTATCGTCGATGTCGGATTCAAATCCGAAGGAATCATCCCGATTGGCGAATTCCCGGAGCCGATCAACATTGCCGTTGGTGAAAAAATCGATGTCTATCTGGAACAGATTGAAGATCAAAATGGTCAACTGGTCCTTTCGAAGCAAAAGGCCGATTTCATGCGGGTCTGGGACAGAATCCAGGATGCCCATGATTCCGGCGAACTGGTTCAGGGCCGTGTGATGCGCCGCATCAAGGGCGGAGTCGTGGTTGATATTATGGGCGTGGATGCCTTCCTGCCCGGATCCCAGATTGCCCTTCGTCAGGTGCCCGATTTTGATGCTTTGATCAACAGCATGATGGACCTCAAAATCATAAAGTTGAATAAGAATCGCCGCAATATCGTCGTCTCCCGTCGAGTCGTCTTGGAAGAAGAGCGGGAATCGAAAAAAGCGACCCTTCTTAAAGAAATTCAAGTGGGGCAGGTCCGCGAAGGTATTGTCAAAAATGTTACCGACTTCGGAGTCTTTATTGACCTGAGCGGTGTCGACGGCCTTCTTCATATTACGGACATGTCCTGGGGAAGAATCAAGCATCCCAGCGAGATGGTCTCTTTGGGAGATAAGATTTCGGTCAAGATACTCGATTTTGATGACCGTACTTCCCGCATTTCGCTCGGCCTGAAACAGCTCACCCCGTATCCTTGGGAAAATATCGAAGAGAAATACCCGATCGGGAAGAAAGTCACCGGACGGGTGGTTTCCATCACCGATTACGGTGCATTCGTGGAACTGGAAAAGGGTGTCGAAGGACTTATTCACATTTCTGAAATGTCCTGGACTCAACATATCAAACATCCTTCGAAAATCATGAATGTCGGCGACAAGATTGACGCCGTGGTTCTTTCCGTGGATAAAGAGAATGAGAAAATATCTCTCGGTATCAAACAGATGGAACCGGATCCGTGGGAGACCATCGAACGGAAATATCCGGTCGGCAAAATTGTCTCCGGAAAAGTTCGCAATTTGACCGCTTTCGGTGCCTTTATCGAATTGGAGGAAGGGATCGACGGTCTGATTCATATTTCCGATATGTCCTGGACCAAGAGGATTCAGCATCCCTCGGAACTGATGAAGAAGGGCGACAAAATCGAAGTCAAAATCCTTCGGATCGATCACGAGAATCGCCGAATTTCGCTCGGTTTTAAGCAGTTGAAAGATGATCCATGGCCGGAAATTGCCCGGAAATTTTCGATTGGATCCGAGTCTTTGGGGACCATCAGCCGGGTGTTGGATCGCGGCGTGACAGTCGATCTGGACGGTGAAGTGGAAGGTTTCGTCCCGACCGCCCAGCTGGGCAAGCCGGATTTGGCGAATCCCGCCGATGTCTTCAATGAGGGCGATCAGTTGCCACTGCAGGTCATTGAACTGGATAAAGCCGCTCACAAAATCGTGCTTTCGGTATCGGCCTATTATAAAAATAGGGAGAAATCCGAGCATGAAGAATTTCTGGCCAAGCATCCCACTCGGACCATTTCGATGGGTGAGGCCCTTGGCGAGAAAGCGGAGAGCGGGATGGCACCCGAATCTGAGAGCCCGGCCGAAGATAGTCAGGCATCTTGA
- a CDS encoding conserved hypothetical protein (Evidence 4 : Unknown function but conserved in other organisms): MKITYGAAAILIRTLTRVLFHIRISGQDNIPREGGFIVASNHISYYDPPLVGSFTRREMHFMAKKELFRNWLFGALIAHFNAHPINRGGFDKSAIETVVTLLKKGRNVVIFPEGTRAKGDDFLPPRPGIAMIARAAGVPVVPAFLSGSNNLRACFLGRAKMSIVFGRPMTAAEISAFARDKEGYRRLAAVILDRIKLLKEDYMKSQTGH; encoded by the coding sequence ATGAAGATCACCTATGGCGCGGCCGCCATTCTCATCCGAACTCTGACACGGGTCCTTTTCCACATCAGGATCTCCGGGCAGGATAATATCCCTCGTGAAGGTGGTTTCATTGTGGCTAGTAATCATATTTCTTATTACGACCCGCCTTTAGTCGGAAGTTTCACGAGGCGCGAAATGCACTTTATGGCCAAGAAGGAATTGTTCCGCAATTGGCTGTTCGGCGCCCTGATCGCACATTTCAATGCCCATCCGATCAACCGGGGCGGCTTCGATAAATCGGCCATCGAGACTGTGGTGACCCTGCTTAAAAAGGGCCGAAATGTTGTCATTTTCCCCGAAGGAACCCGCGCCAAAGGAGATGATTTCCTGCCGCCGCGCCCGGGAATCGCCATGATCGCCCGGGCGGCCGGGGTCCCGGTGGTGCCGGCCTTTCTATCCGGTTCCAATAATCTAAGGGCCTGCTTTCTTGGTCGTGCCAAAATGTCCATTGTATTCGGGCGGCCGATGACTGCGGCCGAAATCTCGGCCTTTGCCCGCGACAAGGAAGGCTATCGGCGGCTTGCTGCGGTGATTCTGGATCGTATAAAATTGCTGAAAGAAGACTATATGAAATCTCAAACGGGCCATTGA
- the cmk gene encoding Cytidylate kinase, with product MSKPYRLSVFEGKVIAIDGPAGSGKSTTSKLLASRLGYIYLDTGAMYRAVTLYALKNNIMPEDGVALTEVAKKLIIEFRVEEDINKVYLNGADVTYLIRTPEVTKAVSAVSAHPGVREAMVRLQREIGKKGNVVAEGRDTTSVVFPEADLKIYLDASISERARRRLLDFARMNIPTTIEEQNRELTRRDALDSGRSASPLTRTGDSIVIDTTNLTIEEQVDRIIKLAKSRFSKI from the coding sequence ATGTCAAAACCATATCGGCTATCGGTATTTGAGGGGAAAGTAATTGCCATTGACGGTCCTGCCGGCTCGGGCAAATCGACTACCTCAAAACTCCTGGCCTCGCGGTTGGGCTATATTTATTTGGACACCGGAGCCATGTACCGGGCAGTCACCCTGTATGCCCTGAAGAATAACATAATGCCGGAGGATGGCGTGGCTCTGACCGAAGTGGCCAAAAAATTAATCATAGAATTCCGGGTGGAAGAGGATATCAATAAAGTCTATCTGAATGGCGCGGACGTTACCTATTTAATAAGAACGCCCGAGGTGACCAAGGCGGTCTCAGCGGTATCGGCCCATCCGGGGGTACGGGAGGCCATGGTCCGACTGCAGCGTGAAATCGGAAAGAAAGGTAATGTTGTGGCTGAGGGGCGCGATACGACTTCGGTGGTGTTCCCGGAAGCCGATTTGAAGATATATCTCGATGCTTCCATCTCCGAACGGGCCCGCCGTCGCCTTCTTGACTTCGCTCGGATGAATATTCCTACCACAATCGAAGAGCAAAACCGGGAATTGACACGACGGGATGCCCTTGACAGCGGCCGAAGCGCTTCGCCTCTGACCCGGACCGGCGACTCGATTGTAATCGATACCACCAACCTTACTATTGAAGAACAAGTTGATAGAATCATAAAACTGGCAAAGTCCCGTTTTTCCAAAATATGA